Proteins encoded within one genomic window of Camelina sativa cultivar DH55 chromosome 19, Cs, whole genome shotgun sequence:
- the LOC104765123 gene encoding uncharacterized protein LOC104765123 produces MKGNLWLIALFLALYLVISSYAASTQTYQIRKLLGIIDSRPSSSRPAGQCC; encoded by the exons ATGAAGGGAAATCTGTGGTTAATTGCTTTGTTTTTAGCTCTCTATTTGGTGATTTCATCTTATGCAGCTTCAACTCAAACATACCAAATCCGCAAACTTT TGGGTATAATAGATTCACGGCCTAGTTCGTCTAGACCGGCAGGCCAGTGTTGTTAG
- the LOC104765127 gene encoding uncharacterized protein LOC104765127, whose translation MKRNLWLIALFLALYLVISSYAASSEPYQIRKLLIIDARPSKSRPAPHCC comes from the exons atgaagagaaatTTGTGGTTAATTGCTTTGTTTTTGGCTCTCTATTTGGTGATCTCATCTTATGCAGCTTCAAGTGAGCCATACCAAATCCGAAAACTTT TGATTATAGATGCACGGCCTAGTAAGTCAAGACCGGCACCCCACTGTTGTTAG
- the LOC104765128 gene encoding uncharacterized protein LOC104765128: MSPKFILIASFLLLCIASSNSIIITISKKRKMTNEEEGRKIHVHKGKKIAVKVSRSPPAKGWICCND; encoded by the exons ATGAGTCCCAAATTCATTCTAATAGCTTCGTTTCTACTTTTATGCATCGCATCTTCCAATTCGATCATCATAACAATTTCCAAAAAGCGGAAAATGA caaatgaagaagaaggtagaaaGATTCACGTTCACAAAGGAAAGAAGATCGCCGTAAAGGTCAGCCGTTCACCTCCTGCAAAAGGCTGGATTTGTTGCAATGATTAA
- the LOC104765131 gene encoding TATA-box-binding protein 1 isoform X1, whose translation MAEQGLEGSNPVDLSLHPSGIVPTLQNIVSTVNLDCKLDLKAIALQARNAEYNPKRFAAVIMRIREPKTTALIFASGKMVCTGAKSEYFSKMAARKYARIVQKLGFPAKFKDFKIQNIVGSCDVKFPIRLEGLAYSHAAFSSYEPELFPGLIYRMKVPKIVLLIFVSGKIVITGAKSLALLPSDKNPEFTRYQMRDETYRAFENIYPVLSEFRKIQQ comes from the exons ATGGCTGAACAAGGATTGGAAGGGAGTAATCCAGTGGACCTCAGCCTGCATCCTTCAGGGATTGTTCCTACTCTTCA AAACATTGTTTCTACGGTGAACTTAGACTGCAAGCTAGATCTTAAAGCTATAGCTCTGCAGGCTCGGAATGCTGAATATAATCCCAAG CGTTTTGCTGCGGTGATAATGAGAATCAGAGAACCGAAGACTACAGCATTAATATTCGCTTCAGGGAAAATG GTCTGTACTGGAGCCAAGAGCGAGTACTTTTCAAAGATGGCTGCAAGAAag TATGCTAGGATTGTGCAGAAATTGGGATTTCCTGCAAAATTCAAG GATTTCAAGATTCAGAATATAGTAGGTTCTTGTGATGTCAAATTTCCTATAAGACTTGAAGGTCTTGCATACTCTCACGCTGCTTTCTCAAGT TATGAGCCCGAGCTCTTCCCAGGGCTTATTTACAGGATGAAAGTGCCAAAAATCGTTCTTTTAATCTTTGTCTCTGGGAAGATCGTGATCACAGGAGCCAAG TCTCTAGCTCTTCTGCCATCTGATAAAAATCCTGAGTTCACTCGCTATCAGATGAGAGACGAGACATACAGAGCCTTTGAGAATATATACCCCGTCCTCTCGGAGTTCAGGAAGATACAGCAATA G
- the LOC104765131 gene encoding TATA-box-binding protein 1 isoform X2 produces the protein MAEQGLEGSNPVDLSLHPSGIVPTLQNIVSTVNLDCKLDLKAIALQARNAEYNPKRFAAVIMRIREPKTTALIFASGKMVCTGAKSEYFSKMAARKYARIVQKLGFPAKFKDFKIQNIVGSCDVKFPIRLEGLAYSHAAFSSYEPELFPGLIYRMKVPKIVLLIFVSGKIVITGAKMRDETYRAFENIYPVLSEFRKIQQ, from the exons ATGGCTGAACAAGGATTGGAAGGGAGTAATCCAGTGGACCTCAGCCTGCATCCTTCAGGGATTGTTCCTACTCTTCA AAACATTGTTTCTACGGTGAACTTAGACTGCAAGCTAGATCTTAAAGCTATAGCTCTGCAGGCTCGGAATGCTGAATATAATCCCAAG CGTTTTGCTGCGGTGATAATGAGAATCAGAGAACCGAAGACTACAGCATTAATATTCGCTTCAGGGAAAATG GTCTGTACTGGAGCCAAGAGCGAGTACTTTTCAAAGATGGCTGCAAGAAag TATGCTAGGATTGTGCAGAAATTGGGATTTCCTGCAAAATTCAAG GATTTCAAGATTCAGAATATAGTAGGTTCTTGTGATGTCAAATTTCCTATAAGACTTGAAGGTCTTGCATACTCTCACGCTGCTTTCTCAAGT TATGAGCCCGAGCTCTTCCCAGGGCTTATTTACAGGATGAAAGTGCCAAAAATCGTTCTTTTAATCTTTGTCTCTGGGAAGATCGTGATCACAGGAGCCAAG ATGAGAGACGAGACATACAGAGCCTTTGAGAATATATACCCCGTCCTCTCGGAGTTCAGGAAGATACAGCAATA G
- the LOC104765132 gene encoding uncharacterized protein LOC104765132 isoform X4 yields the protein MATVAPPADQAADLLQKLSLDSQAKASEIPEPNKKTAVYQYGGVDVHGQVPSYDRSLTPMLPSDAADPSVCYLPTPYTPYYYNAYGSGQEWTDYAAYTNPEGVDMNSGIYGENGTVVYPQGYGYAAYPPYSPATSPVPQVGGDGQLFGAQQYQYPTYFPNSGPFASSVATPTQGDLSANKAAGVKLPADSNNVASAAGITKGSNGSAPVKPTNQTALNTSSNLYGMGAAGGGYTTGYQQDPRYSYDGYYAPVPWHDGSKYSDVQRPVSGSGIASSYSKSSTVPSSRNQNYRSNSHYTSMNQPASMTGYGTTQGYYNRMYSANKLYGQYGSTGRSGMGYGSSGYDSRSNGRGWVTADNKYRSWGRGNSYFYGNENNVDGLNELNRGPRAKGTKNQKGNLEDSLEVKEQTGEPNVTEVGEADSTCVVVPDREQYNKEDFPVDYANAMFFIIKSYSEDDVHKSIKYNVWASTPNGNKKLAAAYQEAQQKPGGCPIFLFFSVNASGQFVGLAEMTGPVDFNTNVDYWQQDKWTGSFPLKWHVVKDVPNSLLKHITLENNENKPVTNSRDTQEVKLEQGLKIVKIFKEHSSKTCILDDFSFYEVRQKTILEKKAKQQQTQKQVSEEKTTEEKKESATADSASKDSPSAIQTTGDVKVAENGSVAKPVPVDVVANGC from the exons ATGGCTACCGTTGCTCCTCCTGCTGATC AAGCTGCAGATCTGTTGCAGAAACTTTCTTTGGACTCGCAAGCTAAAGCTTCTGAGATCCCTGAGCCTAACAAGAAG ACTGCTGTATACCAGTATGGAGGCGTTGATGTTCATGGTCAAGTTCCTTCGTACGATCGATCTTTGACACCAATGCTTCCCAGTGATGCTGCCGACCCTTCTGTTTGCTATCTTCCTACTCCCTACACTCCCTATTATTATAATG CATATGGGAGTGGTCAAGAGTGGACTGACTACGCAGCTTACACAAATCCTGAGGGTGTTGACATGAATTCT GGAATTTATGGAGAGAATGGAACTGTTGTGTATCCTCAAGGTTACGGGTATGCAGCCTATCCTCCTTACTCGCCAGCAACAAGCCCTGTCCCACAGGTTGGCGGAGATGGGCAGTTGTTTGGTGCTCAGCAGTACCAGTATCCTACCTATTTTCCAAACAGTGGACCATTTGCTTCATCTGTGGCTACTCCTACCCAGGGTGATCTCTCAGCAAACAAAGCTGCTGGTGTGAAACTACCTGCGGATAGCAATAATGTTGCTTCTGCTGCTGGTATCACTAAAGGAAGCAATGGATCAGCTCCAGTGAAACCTACTAACCAGACCGCACTTAACACCTCAAGTAATTTGTATGGAATGGGTGCTGCAGGAGGAGGTTACACTACTGGTTATCAGCAGGATCCCAGGTATAGCTATGACGGGTATTATGCTCCTGTTCCGTGGCATGATGGCTCTAAGTACTCAGATGTGCAGAGACCTGTGTCTGGTAGTGGAATTGCATCCTCGTATTCCAAATCCAGCACTGTACCTTCATCGAGGAACCAAAACTACCGCTCAAATTCTCACTACACG AGTATGAACCAGCCTGCATCAATGACGGGCTATGGTACAACTCAGGGATACTACAACAGGATGTATTCAGCAAACAAGTTGTATGGTCAGTATGGTAGCACAGGGAGATCTGGTATGGGTTATGGTTCTTCTGGTTATGATTCAAGATCAAATGGAAGAGGATGGGTGACCGCAGACAACAAATACAGAAGCTGGGGAAGGGGTAACAGTTACTTCTACGGAAATGAAAACAATGTAGATGGTTTGAATGAACTTAACAGGGGACCTAGAGCTAAGGGCACAAAGAACCAGAAGGGAAATTTAGAAGATAGCTTAGAGGTTAAGGAGCAGACTGGAGAACCAAATGTAACTGAGGTTGGGGAGGCAGATAGCACATGTGTTGTTGTTCCTGACAGGGAACAGTACAACAAAGAAGATTTCCCAGTGGATTATGCAAATGCcatgttcttcatcatcaagtCGTACAGTGAAGATGATGTGCACAAGAGCATTAAATATAATGTTTGGGCTAGCACACCAAATGGAAACAAGAAGCTTGCTGCAGCATACCAGGAAGCTCAGCAGAAACCTGGCGGCTGTcccatcttcctctttttctcg GTCAATGCAAGTGGACAATTTGTTGGTCTTGCTGAAATGACAGGACCAGTAGATTTCAACACAAATGTGGACTACTGGCAGCAAGATAAGTGGACTGGTTCTTTCCCCCTCAAATGGCATGTTGTGAAGGATGttccaaacagtttgctgaaaCATATCACTCTTGAGAACAATGAGAACAAACCTGTTACCAACAGCAGAGACACACAAGAg GTCAAGTTGGAGCAAGGTTTGAAGATTGTGAAAATTTTCAAGGAGCATAGCAGTAAGACTtgcattttggatgatttttcaTTCTACGAGGTTCGACAGAAGACTATCTTGGAGAAGAAAGCCAAGCAGCAGCAAACCCAGAAACAG GTAAGTGAGGAGAAGACTAccgaagaaaaaaaggaatctgCAACTGCGGATTCAGCGAGTAAAGATTCTCCTTCAGCAATTCAAACAACTGGTGATGTCAAGGTTGCTGAGAATGGATCTGTTGCTAAACCAGTCCCAGTTGATGTGGTGGCAAATGGTTGCTAG
- the LOC104765132 gene encoding uncharacterized protein LOC104765132 isoform X3 yields the protein MATVAPPADQAADLLQKLSLDSQAKASEIPEPNKKTAVYQYGGVDVHGQVPSYDRSLTPMLPSDAADPSVCYLPTPYTPYYYNAYGSGQEWTDYAAYTNPEGVDMNSQGIYGENGTVVYPQGYGYAAYPPYSPATSPVPQVGGDGQLFGAQQYQYPTYFPNSGPFASSVATPTQGDLSANKAAGVKLPADSNNVASAAGITKGSNGSAPVKPTNQTALNTSSNLYGMGAAGGGYTTGYQQDPRYSYDGYYAPVPWHDGSKYSDVQRPVSGSGIASSYSKSSTVPSSRNQNYRSNSHYTSMNQPASMTGYGTTQGYYNRMYSANKLYGQYGSTGRSGMGYGSSGYDSRSNGRGWVTADNKYRSWGRGNSYFYGNENNVDGLNELNRGPRAKGTKNQKGNLEDSLEVKEQTGEPNVTEVGEADSTCVVVPDREQYNKEDFPVDYANAMFFIIKSYSEDDVHKSIKYNVWASTPNGNKKLAAAYQEAQQKPGGCPIFLFFSVNASGQFVGLAEMTGPVDFNTNVDYWQQDKWTGSFPLKWHVVKDVPNSLLKHITLENNENKPVTNSRDTQEVKLEQGLKIVKIFKEHSSKTCILDDFSFYEVRQKTILEKKAKQQQTQKQVSEEKTTEEKKESATADSASKDSPSAIQTTGDVKVAENGSVAKPVPVDVVANGC from the exons ATGGCTACCGTTGCTCCTCCTGCTGATC AAGCTGCAGATCTGTTGCAGAAACTTTCTTTGGACTCGCAAGCTAAAGCTTCTGAGATCCCTGAGCCTAACAAGAAG ACTGCTGTATACCAGTATGGAGGCGTTGATGTTCATGGTCAAGTTCCTTCGTACGATCGATCTTTGACACCAATGCTTCCCAGTGATGCTGCCGACCCTTCTGTTTGCTATCTTCCTACTCCCTACACTCCCTATTATTATAATG CATATGGGAGTGGTCAAGAGTGGACTGACTACGCAGCTTACACAAATCCTGAGGGTGTTGACATGAATTCT CAGGGAATTTATGGAGAGAATGGAACTGTTGTGTATCCTCAAGGTTACGGGTATGCAGCCTATCCTCCTTACTCGCCAGCAACAAGCCCTGTCCCACAGGTTGGCGGAGATGGGCAGTTGTTTGGTGCTCAGCAGTACCAGTATCCTACCTATTTTCCAAACAGTGGACCATTTGCTTCATCTGTGGCTACTCCTACCCAGGGTGATCTCTCAGCAAACAAAGCTGCTGGTGTGAAACTACCTGCGGATAGCAATAATGTTGCTTCTGCTGCTGGTATCACTAAAGGAAGCAATGGATCAGCTCCAGTGAAACCTACTAACCAGACCGCACTTAACACCTCAAGTAATTTGTATGGAATGGGTGCTGCAGGAGGAGGTTACACTACTGGTTATCAGCAGGATCCCAGGTATAGCTATGACGGGTATTATGCTCCTGTTCCGTGGCATGATGGCTCTAAGTACTCAGATGTGCAGAGACCTGTGTCTGGTAGTGGAATTGCATCCTCGTATTCCAAATCCAGCACTGTACCTTCATCGAGGAACCAAAACTACCGCTCAAATTCTCACTACACG AGTATGAACCAGCCTGCATCAATGACGGGCTATGGTACAACTCAGGGATACTACAACAGGATGTATTCAGCAAACAAGTTGTATGGTCAGTATGGTAGCACAGGGAGATCTGGTATGGGTTATGGTTCTTCTGGTTATGATTCAAGATCAAATGGAAGAGGATGGGTGACCGCAGACAACAAATACAGAAGCTGGGGAAGGGGTAACAGTTACTTCTACGGAAATGAAAACAATGTAGATGGTTTGAATGAACTTAACAGGGGACCTAGAGCTAAGGGCACAAAGAACCAGAAGGGAAATTTAGAAGATAGCTTAGAGGTTAAGGAGCAGACTGGAGAACCAAATGTAACTGAGGTTGGGGAGGCAGATAGCACATGTGTTGTTGTTCCTGACAGGGAACAGTACAACAAAGAAGATTTCCCAGTGGATTATGCAAATGCcatgttcttcatcatcaagtCGTACAGTGAAGATGATGTGCACAAGAGCATTAAATATAATGTTTGGGCTAGCACACCAAATGGAAACAAGAAGCTTGCTGCAGCATACCAGGAAGCTCAGCAGAAACCTGGCGGCTGTcccatcttcctctttttctcg GTCAATGCAAGTGGACAATTTGTTGGTCTTGCTGAAATGACAGGACCAGTAGATTTCAACACAAATGTGGACTACTGGCAGCAAGATAAGTGGACTGGTTCTTTCCCCCTCAAATGGCATGTTGTGAAGGATGttccaaacagtttgctgaaaCATATCACTCTTGAGAACAATGAGAACAAACCTGTTACCAACAGCAGAGACACACAAGAg GTCAAGTTGGAGCAAGGTTTGAAGATTGTGAAAATTTTCAAGGAGCATAGCAGTAAGACTtgcattttggatgatttttcaTTCTACGAGGTTCGACAGAAGACTATCTTGGAGAAGAAAGCCAAGCAGCAGCAAACCCAGAAACAG GTAAGTGAGGAGAAGACTAccgaagaaaaaaaggaatctgCAACTGCGGATTCAGCGAGTAAAGATTCTCCTTCAGCAATTCAAACAACTGGTGATGTCAAGGTTGCTGAGAATGGATCTGTTGCTAAACCAGTCCCAGTTGATGTGGTGGCAAATGGTTGCTAG
- the LOC104765132 gene encoding uncharacterized protein LOC104765132 isoform X2, with the protein MATVAPPADQAADLLQKLSLDSQAKASEIPEPNKKTAVYQYGGVDVHGQVPSYDRSLTPMLPSDAADPSVCYLPTPYTPYYYNVSSAYGSGQEWTDYAAYTNPEGVDMNSGIYGENGTVVYPQGYGYAAYPPYSPATSPVPQVGGDGQLFGAQQYQYPTYFPNSGPFASSVATPTQGDLSANKAAGVKLPADSNNVASAAGITKGSNGSAPVKPTNQTALNTSSNLYGMGAAGGGYTTGYQQDPRYSYDGYYAPVPWHDGSKYSDVQRPVSGSGIASSYSKSSTVPSSRNQNYRSNSHYTSMNQPASMTGYGTTQGYYNRMYSANKLYGQYGSTGRSGMGYGSSGYDSRSNGRGWVTADNKYRSWGRGNSYFYGNENNVDGLNELNRGPRAKGTKNQKGNLEDSLEVKEQTGEPNVTEVGEADSTCVVVPDREQYNKEDFPVDYANAMFFIIKSYSEDDVHKSIKYNVWASTPNGNKKLAAAYQEAQQKPGGCPIFLFFSVNASGQFVGLAEMTGPVDFNTNVDYWQQDKWTGSFPLKWHVVKDVPNSLLKHITLENNENKPVTNSRDTQEVKLEQGLKIVKIFKEHSSKTCILDDFSFYEVRQKTILEKKAKQQQTQKQVSEEKTTEEKKESATADSASKDSPSAIQTTGDVKVAENGSVAKPVPVDVVANGC; encoded by the exons ATGGCTACCGTTGCTCCTCCTGCTGATC AAGCTGCAGATCTGTTGCAGAAACTTTCTTTGGACTCGCAAGCTAAAGCTTCTGAGATCCCTGAGCCTAACAAGAAG ACTGCTGTATACCAGTATGGAGGCGTTGATGTTCATGGTCAAGTTCCTTCGTACGATCGATCTTTGACACCAATGCTTCCCAGTGATGCTGCCGACCCTTCTGTTTGCTATCTTCCTACTCCCTACACTCCCTATTATTATAATG TTTCATCAGCATATGGGAGTGGTCAAGAGTGGACTGACTACGCAGCTTACACAAATCCTGAGGGTGTTGACATGAATTCT GGAATTTATGGAGAGAATGGAACTGTTGTGTATCCTCAAGGTTACGGGTATGCAGCCTATCCTCCTTACTCGCCAGCAACAAGCCCTGTCCCACAGGTTGGCGGAGATGGGCAGTTGTTTGGTGCTCAGCAGTACCAGTATCCTACCTATTTTCCAAACAGTGGACCATTTGCTTCATCTGTGGCTACTCCTACCCAGGGTGATCTCTCAGCAAACAAAGCTGCTGGTGTGAAACTACCTGCGGATAGCAATAATGTTGCTTCTGCTGCTGGTATCACTAAAGGAAGCAATGGATCAGCTCCAGTGAAACCTACTAACCAGACCGCACTTAACACCTCAAGTAATTTGTATGGAATGGGTGCTGCAGGAGGAGGTTACACTACTGGTTATCAGCAGGATCCCAGGTATAGCTATGACGGGTATTATGCTCCTGTTCCGTGGCATGATGGCTCTAAGTACTCAGATGTGCAGAGACCTGTGTCTGGTAGTGGAATTGCATCCTCGTATTCCAAATCCAGCACTGTACCTTCATCGAGGAACCAAAACTACCGCTCAAATTCTCACTACACG AGTATGAACCAGCCTGCATCAATGACGGGCTATGGTACAACTCAGGGATACTACAACAGGATGTATTCAGCAAACAAGTTGTATGGTCAGTATGGTAGCACAGGGAGATCTGGTATGGGTTATGGTTCTTCTGGTTATGATTCAAGATCAAATGGAAGAGGATGGGTGACCGCAGACAACAAATACAGAAGCTGGGGAAGGGGTAACAGTTACTTCTACGGAAATGAAAACAATGTAGATGGTTTGAATGAACTTAACAGGGGACCTAGAGCTAAGGGCACAAAGAACCAGAAGGGAAATTTAGAAGATAGCTTAGAGGTTAAGGAGCAGACTGGAGAACCAAATGTAACTGAGGTTGGGGAGGCAGATAGCACATGTGTTGTTGTTCCTGACAGGGAACAGTACAACAAAGAAGATTTCCCAGTGGATTATGCAAATGCcatgttcttcatcatcaagtCGTACAGTGAAGATGATGTGCACAAGAGCATTAAATATAATGTTTGGGCTAGCACACCAAATGGAAACAAGAAGCTTGCTGCAGCATACCAGGAAGCTCAGCAGAAACCTGGCGGCTGTcccatcttcctctttttctcg GTCAATGCAAGTGGACAATTTGTTGGTCTTGCTGAAATGACAGGACCAGTAGATTTCAACACAAATGTGGACTACTGGCAGCAAGATAAGTGGACTGGTTCTTTCCCCCTCAAATGGCATGTTGTGAAGGATGttccaaacagtttgctgaaaCATATCACTCTTGAGAACAATGAGAACAAACCTGTTACCAACAGCAGAGACACACAAGAg GTCAAGTTGGAGCAAGGTTTGAAGATTGTGAAAATTTTCAAGGAGCATAGCAGTAAGACTtgcattttggatgatttttcaTTCTACGAGGTTCGACAGAAGACTATCTTGGAGAAGAAAGCCAAGCAGCAGCAAACCCAGAAACAG GTAAGTGAGGAGAAGACTAccgaagaaaaaaaggaatctgCAACTGCGGATTCAGCGAGTAAAGATTCTCCTTCAGCAATTCAAACAACTGGTGATGTCAAGGTTGCTGAGAATGGATCTGTTGCTAAACCAGTCCCAGTTGATGTGGTGGCAAATGGTTGCTAG
- the LOC104765132 gene encoding uncharacterized protein LOC104765132 isoform X1, whose translation MATVAPPADQAADLLQKLSLDSQAKASEIPEPNKKTAVYQYGGVDVHGQVPSYDRSLTPMLPSDAADPSVCYLPTPYTPYYYNVSSAYGSGQEWTDYAAYTNPEGVDMNSQGIYGENGTVVYPQGYGYAAYPPYSPATSPVPQVGGDGQLFGAQQYQYPTYFPNSGPFASSVATPTQGDLSANKAAGVKLPADSNNVASAAGITKGSNGSAPVKPTNQTALNTSSNLYGMGAAGGGYTTGYQQDPRYSYDGYYAPVPWHDGSKYSDVQRPVSGSGIASSYSKSSTVPSSRNQNYRSNSHYTSMNQPASMTGYGTTQGYYNRMYSANKLYGQYGSTGRSGMGYGSSGYDSRSNGRGWVTADNKYRSWGRGNSYFYGNENNVDGLNELNRGPRAKGTKNQKGNLEDSLEVKEQTGEPNVTEVGEADSTCVVVPDREQYNKEDFPVDYANAMFFIIKSYSEDDVHKSIKYNVWASTPNGNKKLAAAYQEAQQKPGGCPIFLFFSVNASGQFVGLAEMTGPVDFNTNVDYWQQDKWTGSFPLKWHVVKDVPNSLLKHITLENNENKPVTNSRDTQEVKLEQGLKIVKIFKEHSSKTCILDDFSFYEVRQKTILEKKAKQQQTQKQVSEEKTTEEKKESATADSASKDSPSAIQTTGDVKVAENGSVAKPVPVDVVANGC comes from the exons ATGGCTACCGTTGCTCCTCCTGCTGATC AAGCTGCAGATCTGTTGCAGAAACTTTCTTTGGACTCGCAAGCTAAAGCTTCTGAGATCCCTGAGCCTAACAAGAAG ACTGCTGTATACCAGTATGGAGGCGTTGATGTTCATGGTCAAGTTCCTTCGTACGATCGATCTTTGACACCAATGCTTCCCAGTGATGCTGCCGACCCTTCTGTTTGCTATCTTCCTACTCCCTACACTCCCTATTATTATAATG TTTCATCAGCATATGGGAGTGGTCAAGAGTGGACTGACTACGCAGCTTACACAAATCCTGAGGGTGTTGACATGAATTCT CAGGGAATTTATGGAGAGAATGGAACTGTTGTGTATCCTCAAGGTTACGGGTATGCAGCCTATCCTCCTTACTCGCCAGCAACAAGCCCTGTCCCACAGGTTGGCGGAGATGGGCAGTTGTTTGGTGCTCAGCAGTACCAGTATCCTACCTATTTTCCAAACAGTGGACCATTTGCTTCATCTGTGGCTACTCCTACCCAGGGTGATCTCTCAGCAAACAAAGCTGCTGGTGTGAAACTACCTGCGGATAGCAATAATGTTGCTTCTGCTGCTGGTATCACTAAAGGAAGCAATGGATCAGCTCCAGTGAAACCTACTAACCAGACCGCACTTAACACCTCAAGTAATTTGTATGGAATGGGTGCTGCAGGAGGAGGTTACACTACTGGTTATCAGCAGGATCCCAGGTATAGCTATGACGGGTATTATGCTCCTGTTCCGTGGCATGATGGCTCTAAGTACTCAGATGTGCAGAGACCTGTGTCTGGTAGTGGAATTGCATCCTCGTATTCCAAATCCAGCACTGTACCTTCATCGAGGAACCAAAACTACCGCTCAAATTCTCACTACACG AGTATGAACCAGCCTGCATCAATGACGGGCTATGGTACAACTCAGGGATACTACAACAGGATGTATTCAGCAAACAAGTTGTATGGTCAGTATGGTAGCACAGGGAGATCTGGTATGGGTTATGGTTCTTCTGGTTATGATTCAAGATCAAATGGAAGAGGATGGGTGACCGCAGACAACAAATACAGAAGCTGGGGAAGGGGTAACAGTTACTTCTACGGAAATGAAAACAATGTAGATGGTTTGAATGAACTTAACAGGGGACCTAGAGCTAAGGGCACAAAGAACCAGAAGGGAAATTTAGAAGATAGCTTAGAGGTTAAGGAGCAGACTGGAGAACCAAATGTAACTGAGGTTGGGGAGGCAGATAGCACATGTGTTGTTGTTCCTGACAGGGAACAGTACAACAAAGAAGATTTCCCAGTGGATTATGCAAATGCcatgttcttcatcatcaagtCGTACAGTGAAGATGATGTGCACAAGAGCATTAAATATAATGTTTGGGCTAGCACACCAAATGGAAACAAGAAGCTTGCTGCAGCATACCAGGAAGCTCAGCAGAAACCTGGCGGCTGTcccatcttcctctttttctcg GTCAATGCAAGTGGACAATTTGTTGGTCTTGCTGAAATGACAGGACCAGTAGATTTCAACACAAATGTGGACTACTGGCAGCAAGATAAGTGGACTGGTTCTTTCCCCCTCAAATGGCATGTTGTGAAGGATGttccaaacagtttgctgaaaCATATCACTCTTGAGAACAATGAGAACAAACCTGTTACCAACAGCAGAGACACACAAGAg GTCAAGTTGGAGCAAGGTTTGAAGATTGTGAAAATTTTCAAGGAGCATAGCAGTAAGACTtgcattttggatgatttttcaTTCTACGAGGTTCGACAGAAGACTATCTTGGAGAAGAAAGCCAAGCAGCAGCAAACCCAGAAACAG GTAAGTGAGGAGAAGACTAccgaagaaaaaaaggaatctgCAACTGCGGATTCAGCGAGTAAAGATTCTCCTTCAGCAATTCAAACAACTGGTGATGTCAAGGTTGCTGAGAATGGATCTGTTGCTAAACCAGTCCCAGTTGATGTGGTGGCAAATGGTTGCTAG